The genomic region cgttacatcactacttTTGAGTCGTCTAAATAATTCACCACTGGttcatagacagacagataaacttttatatttttacacaatattgatatggattttattattaactatcttatgcccgcgacttagtccacgTCTACAtgtgactacacaaatttctaacccctattttacccccttaggagttgaattttcaaaatctttttttagcggatgtctacgtcatattagctatctgcatgccaaacatcccgatccgtcctgtagtttgaactgtgcgttgatagatcagtcagtcagtcagtcgaaaCCATTACCGAACCGAaacattaatattagtatgaatgtaTTTTAACTGTATTTCAGGTATAGACATGTATGTAACAAACGATCGTGTAATCCTGCTGGACTGCCAAGCACTGTGGTCACCGTCTCTGATAGAGGAGACCAGCACCAACCCGGTGACAGCCAGGAGTGCCAACATCCTCACTGTGGACTGTCTCCAGATCGCGTCCTATTTGATGGCGGTATGCCACGTTTTGATTGCAGTGCAAGACTGGTTTGctgattataattttatacgGTTAGTACACGTCCatattcattcatcatcatcatcatcatgatcaacccatcaccggctcactacagagcgcgggtctcctctcagagtgagaagggtttttggccatagtctaccacgctggttagtgcggattggtagacttcacacgcctttgaaaacattatggagaactctcaggcatgcaggtttcctcacgatgttttgcttcaccgttaaagcaaatgatatttaattaattaaaacgcacataactccgaaaagttagaggtgcgtgcccgggatcgaacccccgacctccgattataaggcggacgtcctaaccactaggctatcacagcttattcattaatataatataatattatattatattcattaatacatataaattcgaaagtgtgtctgtctgtctgttagtttCTCACGGCTCAACCACCGAACCGATATTGACGATCTtaacgatagcttgcatctcagacattatcatcgtcatcatcaaccgatcgaCGTCTACTGCTAGACATCTCTTGTAGgctcttacgccgcctgaagcCAGTGGCTCCCTTCGACTCAgtttgatgtcgtttgtccacTTAGTTGGGGAAAGGGTTCTTCCAtcgctgtgctttccggtgcgaggtcaccattccagcatcttggggcATGGCAaaccatgggattttcaaaaacccttcaTTGACGCGTACGAAGTAATCAGCCTAGGCTACAATATTGTGTCTATTTTTTCGCCACTTTTTGACGACTCATCCACTTAATTGTAGTTAGTTACCACCCTCAACCTAATTAGCTGGTAGGGCAAATGATTTGGATATTGGTATAACTAGCCATAATCCTTCTAGctactcgattgcggtagagtgacagctacaatgtcacgatcgcaatcacctctgattggttgacgatAGCtccctattggctacaatgcattgttgcaacaagagtagcacaaattcagccaatcataatgATTGACTGAAAGGCCAATCATAATGATTGGctgaaaggcattccgaaccagtggtagatgcatccgactattcgtaagtacttgtaaaagtttatacgaataaaaaagatttttttttattgatgcaggttttacgaaatcgccctactggttagtttacttccaccttagactgcaccaaatgagattgcagtcgcttatttgtcattaaaaaaactccTGAAGAGAGTATAAATATAGAAAGAAGCCATAGTTCCTAAGATGTACCTTTCTCTGACCAGCTACATACAAACCGCAGAGATGCTAAGGCCATCCTTATCGGCATCGAGCTCAGTGAGTGCGAGCCAAGAAGGCTCAGAGTCCATCGCCAGTGAGAGTCACCCACATCTGCTGCTCCTGCACAATAGATGCCAGCTCGAAGACTTTACCCCAGAAGCGGTGTATGCTATGCAGGATTTATATGGGTAAGTTCTTTACATCAATGGACACTGCAGATCTAGTGTCCTAGTTTACCAGCTTTATACAAACGCAGAGATGCGAAAAGCCATCTCTATCAGCATCGAGCTCAGTGAGTGTGAGCCAAGAAGGCTCAGAATCCAATGCCAATACGAGTCACCTATATTAGCTGTTGCAATACGCTATTGCTTAAAAAaagactatttatttattactagcttatgcccgcgacttcgtccgcgtggacaacacaaatttcaaacccctatttcatccccttaggagttgagttttcaaaaatcctttcttagcggatgtctacgtcataatagctatctgcatgccaattttagcccgatctgttcagtggtttgagctgtgattCAATTACATGAATTTTGCAGGAAAGCCTTCCAAAAATCCAACCTACAGCTAAATTCTGGTATGTACATGTACAGTGACACAAATAAAAATGGCCTGAACATTGACAACGTGTGTAAAGCCTATAACGTCGAATCTTGTGGATCGCCTCTGAACCTGTTCCTCTTGCCAGAGGTTTATAGTGACTTTGGTGAGTTTAATGtagatttttaaagttttaatgccttagagtgaagccacacgatgcgttgcgttggcggtgcggtGACTGAGCGGAGCCGCAGCGTCGTCCTACTTAGAAATCGCCGTACCATGACACATGATGCATTACGAcatcgtgcggcgccgcaccgcacgcgcaacgtacttgggaccagagagaccatagcatagatcatatagatataggtattatttttcatctttagtggtggtagtattcagtgccatctatgaaaattttatcgaacgttgcctggaaacttcctcattgatcaAATTCGGTTCCAGATAACCGGGATATTTACCGTGGCCATCCGCCATTCGAGCAGCTAGCCAGACGCCTGCGGTGGATGGTGTTAGGCGTGAACCGACATCAAATCACCACTGTGCCCAATTTGTCCGAAAAGGGCTGGTTCCAATTTTGCAGCAAAGCCTGGGAGACTATCCGGAAATGTCCATTCTTTATCGAATATGAAAGATTTTTACCTTAGTTCTAAgaatatttaatgaaatagACTAGATTTATTTAGCAAAAACTATAGTGTTTTTTTACCATTATATATCGTGccatattatgaaaatatttcaattcaattcaaatcatttattcaaagtaggtactattgtaggtactctttttgatggtcgggatcatagagcagaaacaaagaggagatgttgtattaagatttccctatgaaatatcgagtgacattttgcggggtgaggggttgtggaacgccgcccacttctcaattttccatctgcgggttagtagcaaaactactcgcttagcgacctaacatcgatatattgatgtcactacatagttcagctatctcacactagatgtcaatatgtgtagaaattacgtataaaattacttacaaatgaagtgtgataccattcatagcatcagaacgtctgtctgaataactttgacacgatagaacacaacacttcatccttttgttcttaaaaacgcgaaaacacaccgataatacgagcctcaatatatgtgaacctgacgaacgcagacagcatactaactaaggccccgcccacagtgatgacgtcaggacctagttgaaaatcacagtgcacagttgcttaggccaactcctctttgtttctgctctatggtcggGATACAgatgatagtggtgataattttagtTACGTTAACTTTTAACTAAAGcttcgagggttccaaacgcgcccaggtctgaaaagAGCCCACGACAAACTCAGCTATTAttagttagcccacttccatcttagaagaTGATCCctgtgagatcgcagtcaagggctaaattatcaacgaaaaatataaaagctgCCTGATGCTCACATCGTATTttgatatatatatgtattttattctCAGTCATATATTTAGTCTCATAACAGAATAATAAGCATAAAAAGAAGCAAAAATTTTATCACATCCAAATTCATATCATTGAATTTTACAGGTCCTAAAAGGAAAAAGCATGCTATTTTGTAATACATTGTACGAATACCTACCAAgagttaataatattttgtggaATTTATTCAGTCAAAAATAGCGTAGCATTTAGGCTTTGATATTACATGCCTGTAGGTGAATGTTAATGAATCACTAGAGAAGATAAGAACGCAGGTGTTTAATCTTAAATGATAAACCATACCAGTTACTTACAGAATTTTATTACACATATCTAACAATTTTACATTGACTTATTGGACCCAACAGGTGTATTCgattgatgataatattatagtcatataatcaatgtcaaaatattccATTGTCAGATGTTGCTAccttagattatttatttttaaatggtaGCTCcaatattattatgggtttAAACAACAATAACATCAGTAATATCACTGCGTAACTCATATAGCTGTCAGTTACCTACCCAACGAGAAGCCTACATTGGAAGCCTACATGGGCATAGGATTTCAGGAAGAACGCTGGGTTCTTCCTGAAATCCTCGCCGACCTGGCCGGCTTGCTAGGATACTCGAGGGAACTCGGCTGGCTGGAGTGATCCGTTGGCTTGCTGCATCAGGATTACGGTATGATATTGCCATTGTtcttcgtattttttttttttttttttattcagatacaagttagcccttgactgcaatctcacctggtggtaagtgatgatgcagtctaagatgatagcgggctaacctggaaggggtatggcagtttttattaaacccatacccctttggtttctacacggcatcgtaccggaacgctaaatcgcttggcggcacggctttgccggtagggtggtaactagccacggccgaagcctcccaccagaccagaccagaaatttagaaattataaaattccaaacccctgccaggaatcgaacccgggacctcccactattaagaccacagcgctcaccactgcgccagggaggtcgtcgaaaattTGAAACACCACTAAACTTACAAAGTTATTGATATACGCTTTCAATAAGCGGCTTACGTCGCTGCTCCGGTGGCTTGTATGCATGCTGATACACGCTTGCCAGTCTCCAATGTTCAGGATAGCCTGTCGCATTTGCATCGCGCCAAATACTAAAAGGAGGCACTAATGTGGGAATAGTATAAGACTTCTTCGTGTAAGGATGGCGCATCTTCGGTATTTTCAGGTCCTTAGAGTCATTTGAGGTGTTACTTTGAACAGAATTCGGGTTGCCTGCTTTAAAAGCAAACTTATAATCATCTTTCTGCCTCTTATCTTGTGGTATCTTTGCTCCATTACACGATATACAGTTTTTATGTTTAGTATTATTATTGGAAGAATGAGTATTTTTGGATGAGGCTTTGGCAGAATGTCTAGAGATTTCAGATTCATTTGGCGAGCTTTGATGCAACTTTCCTTGAGCTAGTGGGGTCTTTTCATACGATTCTATACTATGACGGTTACGATTGATatcatattttgaatttttacttTCTGTTTTCCAAGCCGCTTTAGTGTGGTTTACTTTAGGTATTGATTCGCGCTCTATATTATTATGGCTTATATCTGATAAAGTTCCGCAACCATTGATTCCATCACAGATGCTTTTGTTTGATTGGGCCGAACTCTTTCTACTGGATGATCTGGATTTGCTAATCCTGTTTACTTCGTTATGTTGTGGACAGTGCTGCACTTCGCAGGaatcttttcttttttccttAGTTATatctttttcaaaatgtggaacGCTGTGTCGCCCGGGATCATCGCCTTGCCGATTTTGGTTAAAAATTGGTAACGCATGCGACGGTACGTTTTCCTGTGTTTCTTCTTTCGGTGTGTGTACCATTGTGAAAACGGCTGGCGCTAATGATCCGTTCGATCCGTCTATATGCTTTGGAGGTCTGGGTTCACTTTTTGGATTGTCTGTTTTGAAATCCCAGCAAATTGCTAAATCCATTAGTGAAAGGGGCTTTTTGTACTTGCTTGCTAGATCAGACGTTGCCGGACGCTGTTTACGTTTGTCGTCCTCGCCTTCAGTTTTCTTCGGGTCACATGTTTTAGGTCTGTGAACGCGCATTTTAGTGCAACATGTAGGTCCCGATGCTCCATAACCTTTCCACCCAATAGCGTATGGTTTCACAACAATATCCGAATCTCTATGTTCGCCTACTTTAGTCATGTTGCGGTACCCTAATGTGTCGGGTAGAGGTTCATGTTCTAAATTACCAGCGTGCATTTTTTTAGCGAATTGGAAGTTCTGCGATACGTTAACGTACGGTAACTTCGGTGTTGCGCTTTTCTTAGCGTATTTCATAACCTCATTTTCTTTTTGGGCTTTTTCGTTTACTTTTCGCCAAAATTCGTCCGTTGGATTCTCTTGTGGTCCATGTAGTTGTTCTACGGCGTTCTTCACTAAAAGGTCATAGTTGTCGTGCCTCTTTTCTGGTTCAGTTTTTGATCCAGGTATATAAGGACCGTGGCCGTCACCGTCTACTGGTTCTTTTGGGGTACTCAATTGCAAAGGGTCATCCTCTTTATTGTTGTCCTCAAGTTCGTCTGGGTCCTTGTCAAGGGTTTCCGTAGCACCTACCTTATCCTTTTGAATGTACAGACATGTAAGAGTttaaacagaatttaaaaaaaaattggaaatgttcaattaatttatgTTGACAGTAAACTTTTTCTTCGGCCTATGTTTGTGTAATGGACATAGATTTGGctgtaatgaaataaaaataaataagttaatatcAATGAGTAGGTTGGGTGGGTATCTAATAGGAAAATTTGAGTTTTGAATTTGAcgctaatttattatttaatagattaatggggctaattctgagcacaacctaattttagagtatacgcatgctcttcttactaatgtaatatgaaaaggacagacacagtttgacagttaaaACCCGCGATTTTaacacgcactcgcgaacctactgtttaaatttgtattgtgcactaaaatttagagtctttaaatgcaTTCGATTTAAATTGCCTTTTTTAAATtcgaaaaaaaatgtttgaaacATAGGTAGACTAAGAATTATCTATATGGTCTATAGTATATACATAGGTACGTTAAGGCTATCAATGTAGCATATAAAGGACGAGACGGTCTAATATcacagataaaattaaaaaggccTTTGTTAATTGATCATGACGTAAAACGATTTCTTATGGATCATTATGGTATTAAAATTTACAATGTAATGCATAAACGTAGGTATCTATACGGAATAAAAATTCACAAAACTACAGTAAAAGGATAGATATTAATTCATTAATTCAATTGCAATCCATATCTTACGTGTGAATACTTAAGTgggtacttaatataaaaataagggAAATTGTCTTCACACGACCTCTCtagtgcagtggtaagcacttTGGTCTTATTAATGGGTGGTTCCGGGGCCcgggaattttataatatctaaaatttctggtctggtgggaggcttcggccatggatagttaccaccctaccggcaaagccgtgcggccaagcgatttagcgttccggtacgatgccgtgtagaaaccaaaggagcatgggtttgttaaaactgccataccccttccaggttagatcGTTCCAggattccatcttagactgcagcaccacttaccactaggtgagattgcaatcaagggctaacttgtatataaacataaaaaacaCGATATCTAGCTGTGCTGTAAGTACCTAGAcatttaggtacatacctacctaagtacctacttaaatagaAGAACTCTCTGGTAGAAGTGAActaaatatatacctagtacgcgacaggtcgagatagcaattggggtatgaggcaagggggacgccccgcacacccgcacgtcacccgcgctatctcgcaccgggttagcgcgggggctgtgcgggtgtatggggcgtccccacctcgattgccatctcgacctgtcgcgtactttagttAATAACTTCCTTGTTTTACCTCGCAACTTTCGAAGCGCTTAACCGTTTCCAAAATCGGATGTTGATAAGCAACAATTACTTTTGGTAGGAATTCAATATTATTCAAGCATATAACTTCAATTACCAATATACCCCAAATAATTGTGTTAGCAATGGgttataaaataggtaggtatctacataatatgtaggtatatattttacaaacgatttaaaaaaataactatgcaAATCCCAAAACAGTGAAAACGCGATCTTTGCTCGGTCGCGGTATGCAAAGCACAGGCAATCTGCTATAACAGTACTTCTGACCTCTCCTATAACGATTTCAAATGTTTACATGACAATTTATGCACGTGGATTGAGGAATACCTATTGAAtttggtacctactaagtatatttgaatatacttcgtaagtacctacctgtctcGTTAGGATGATACTATATTTATGGAAAACctactgtaagtacctactacagatCTAAATACTTACCTAGGGACTTATCTACTAAATACGCCAGCAAATTCGAATCCAACGATcttaagtttcattggaataAAATTTTCACGTTTTGtcaaaaaaagtcaaaaaatatCGGAGTAAAAGCAATAAGTAGGTCGTTTTAGTTCACTGAAACTCACGATCAATAACAAATTATTCTGATTGGATTCCAAATCCAGGCTCGTCACAACACGACAAGTTCAGTGAAAACGCGCGGAAATTATTTTCCAATGCAACGTTCAATGTTGTCAACTCACGTCGGAAGTATGCTCCTCTGCCGGCTTTATGTCGTCTGCCTTCGCCTTGCCGCGTTTCCCGACGCGCAAGCGTCCTGCGATCGCGTTTGGCCTTTGAACGCGAAGCTTCAACCAATCTGGGAACCTTCCGTCAGGGGGTTCTTTCGCCAAGTCCTCAGCTAAGAAAAATATAAGAAACAATGTCGACATTTGCGAATTTGTCGTTGTAATTCATTAGTTTACGATCTGCGTGTGAAATAAATATCAATGGAGCAGCCAATTTTATACCTTAGGGCGTTTTCAGATAAGGTGTTTTTTCAGTACGTTTTTGTACGTAAAGTTGCCCGCGCGTCGGTgacatacttattataaaatttggcCAACCTCGTACAAGCTAAGACGCACATGCATAAGCTTTAAACCAACTTCGTACAAGCTAAGACGTACATACCTAAGCTTTCAACGAACCTCGTACAAGCTAAGACACACATACATAAACTTTAAACCAACCTCGTACGCTAAGACGCACATAAATAAGCTTTAAACCAACCTCGTACAAGGTAAGACGCACATTTTCTTTACACTTATTCGCGGGCGGCAAAAACCGCCttatatttatagactagtggCTCGCCCTGActttctaatctaatctaaactaGCCTGTTCctactgtcccacgtctgggcaaagggcTTCCTCCGATTTTTCCACCATTCCCTATTCTGTGCCTCTTCGGGCCAGCCACGTAACTGTATATCTATCGAATTCATCGTCGCGTCGCCTCGGCCTGCCACGTTAATGATTCTGAGAAGTCCAGAAAGAAGCAGatattaataaagtaataagtTAATATAAATAAGTCATCTGCTCCCGACTTTGACCACATgatataggtaaataataattttatatatactatGTCCAACCTACCTTTCAAATGGTGatagaatttttcaaataagtGCAGTGGTTTCGGAGATTACGCTCCACatattcaaaaacaaaattcgctctctttctttataatattaatatcta from Maniola hyperantus chromosome 16, iAphHyp1.2, whole genome shotgun sequence harbors:
- the LOC117989422 gene encoding nonsense-mediated mRNA decay factor SMG9; this encodes MADKKNKLETTTTPRRPVILKSDRDGSKDQPKEKSEKEKPTIILKTREHSAPKDERPMSPRSQVTDVESPQPSRIAQNENKERKDQKFKLMTEPVKLLDENLEFNSAAYEFLNDANSNYLVVGVIGTQGVGKSMVLNLIAENVHNKDLCTKILNSHEVAMESSFETNNLTPIESQIENLNFAEASESKGQGNKNNFKFKMQDIEEIERGVHCTKGIDMYVTNDRVILLDCQALWSPSLIEETSTNPVTARSANILTVDCLQIASYLMAVCHVLIAVQDWFADYNFIRYIQTAEMLRPSLSASSSVSASQEGSESIASESHPHLLLLHNRCQLEDFTPEAVYAMQDLYGKAFQKSNLQLNSGMYMYSDTNKNGLNIDNVCKAYNVESCGSPLNLFLLPEVYSDFDNRDIYRGHPPFEQLARRLRWMVLGVNRHQITTVPNLSEKGWFQFCSKAWETIRKCPFFIEYERFLP
- the LOC117989424 gene encoding uncharacterized protein, encoding MAFNFDSGQFNKETTPKRLGNWQVPRWAPTRARPLEMRPDPKPICDINGRFLPGAPRGSSRCFGHYTGTWDLPRKITRKVAEDLAKEPPDGRFPDWLKLRVQRPNAIAGRLRVGKRGKAKADDIKPAEEHTSDVSATETLDKDPDELEDNNKEDDPLQLSTPKEPVDGDGHGPYIPGSKTEPEKRHDNYDLLVKNAVEQLHGPQENPTDEFWRKVNEKAQKENEVMKYAKKSATPKLPYVNVSQNFQFAKKMHAGNLEHEPLPDTLGYRNMTKVGEHRDSDIVVKPYAIGWKGYGASGPTCCTKMRVHRPKTCDPKKTEGEDDKRKQRPATSDLASKYKKPLSLMDLAICWDFKTDNPKSEPRPPKHIDGSNGSLAPAVFTMVHTPKEETQENVPSHALPIFNQNRQGDDPGRHSVPHFEKDITKEKRKDSCEVQHCPQHNEVNRISKSRSSSRKSSAQSNKSICDGINGCGTLSDISHNNIERESIPKVNHTKAAWKTESKNSKYDINRNRHSIESYEKTPLAQGKLHQSSPNESEISRHSAKASSKNTHSSNNNTKHKNCISCNGAKIPQDKRQKDDYKFAFKAGNPNSVQSNTSNDSKDLKIPKMRHPYTKKSYTIPTLVPPFSIWRDANATGYPEHWRLASVYQHAYKPPEQRRKPLIESVYQ